The Streptomyces puniciscabiei genomic interval ACCGACCTCGGTTACGCCTCACCGGCCGCCCCAGCCACGTACACCGTCTCCCTCAGGGGAGACCTGAGCGTGCCGACGGCGCCCGCCGTCACCACCGCCGCGGCACCCCTGCCCGCCTGGGTCTGGTGGCTCCCGGCGGCCGGCGCGGCGGTCGCGCTCGCCCTGCTGCTCACCGCCCGCCGCCGTACGGCCGGCCCCGCACCCGACCCCGAGCTGGCCGAAGTGCCGCTCGTCATCAAGGACTTGAGCAAGCGGTACGCGAAGTCCGCCGACCGGTACGCGGTGCGCGAGCTGTCCTTCCGGGTGGAGAAGGGCCAGGTGCTCGGCCTGCTCGGACCCAACGGCGCGGGCAAGACCACCACCCTGCGCATGCTGATGGGCCTGATCACCCCGGACGACGGTGAGATCCGCGTCTTCGGCCACGCGATCCGGCCCGGCGCGCCCGTGCTGTCGCGGGTCGGCGCCTTCGTGGAGGGCGCGGGCTTCCTGCCGCACCTGTCCGGCCGGGAGAACCTGGAGCTGTACTGGAAGGCCACCGGCCGCCCGCTTCAGGACGCCCACCTGGAGGAGGCCCTGGAGATCGCCGGGCTCGGCGACGCGCTCGCCCGCGCGGTGCGCACCTACTCGCAGGGCATGCGCCAGCGCCTCGCCATCGCCCAGGCCATGCTCGGCCTGCCCGACCTGCTCATCCTCGACGAGCCCACCAACGGCCTCGACCCGCCGCAGATACGGGAGATGCGCGAGGTGATGATCCGCTACGCGGCCGGCGGCCGTACGGTGATCGTCTCCAGCCATCTCCTCGCCGAGGTCGAGCAGTCCTGCACCCACCTGGTGGTGATGGACCGCGGCCGGCTCGTCCAGGCCGGTCCCGTCGGTGAGATCACCGGCTCCGGTGACACGCTGCTGGTCGGCACAGCGGCCCCCGTGGAGGAGCCGGTCGTGGAGAAGGTGGCCGTGCTGCCCGGCGTCGCCTCCGCCGCGCGCACCGACGGCGGGCTGCTGATCCGGCTGGACCCCGGCGGCACGGCCGAGCGGCTGGTCGCGGAGCTGGTCCGGCTCGAGGTGCCCGTCGCCTCGGTAGGCCCGCACCGCCGCCTCGAAGACGCCTTCCTCACCCTGATCGGAGGTTCCGCATGAGCACGCTCGCCGAGGTCGCCTCCGGTTACCGGACGCGGCACACCCTGCCCCTGCGGGTGGAGCTGGTCCGCCAGCTCAAGCGGCGCCGCACCCTGATCATGGGCGCCGTCCTCGCCCTGCTGCCGTTCGTGCTGCTGATCGCCTTCGCGATCGGCGGCGACCCGTCGGACCGCAACGGCCGGATCACCCTGATGGACACGGCCACCGCGTCCGGCGCCAACTTCGCCGCGGTGAACCTGTTCGTCTCGGCCGGCTTCCTGCTGGTGATCCCGGTCGCCCTGTTCTGCGGGGACACGGTCGCCTCGGAGGCGAGCTGGTCCTCCCTGCGCTATCTGCTCGCCGCGCCCGTGCCGCGGGCCCGGCTGCTGTGGTCCAAGCTGGCCGTGGCGCTCGGGCTGAGCCTCGCCGCGATGATCCTGCTCCCGCTGGTCGCCCTCGCGGCCGGTACGGCCGCCTACGGCTGGGGCCCGCTGCAGATACCGACGGGCGGTGCGCTGGACACCGGGACGGCGGCGGCGCGCCTGGCGGTGACCGTGGCGTACATCTTCGTGTCCCAACTGGTCACCGCCGGGCTCGCGTTCTGGCTGTCGACGAGGACGGACGCCCCGCTCGGCGCGGTCGGCGGCGCGGTCGGTCTGACCATCGTCGGCAACGTCCTGGACGCCGTCACCGCGCTCGGCCACTGGCGCGACTTCCTGCCCGCGCACTGGCAGTTCGCCTGGGCCGACGCCGTCCAGCCGCGCCCTGAGTGGTCCGGCATGATCCAGGGCACCGCGATCTCGGTGACGTACGCGCTGGTGCTGTTCGCCCTGGCCTTCCGGGGATTCTCCCGAAAAGACGTGGTGTCATAGTTTTCTTTTACGATCAATCGATTCGCCGACCACATGTGAATAACTTCAGGGAATCCAGAGTAATGCGCTTCTTCACTCCCTTTGTATTCACGCGTATGGAGTAGTGCCTCGCTTTGAATCGACTGCGGACTGCTATGTTCTGCGTCTGTCGGATCAGAGGTAACTTCAAGTGAGGTGAATCATGAAGAAGGCAGTTTTCACCACTGCGGCATTGGCCATTGGTGCGGGTCTTGTGGGTGGTTCCGCCGTGGCGGCTTCGGCCGCCACCAAGGCACCTGCCCCCCAAACCGGCCCGCTCGGCCTCATGTCCCAGACCGAGGTGACTCCGGCGCTCGTGCCCGCGGCGGACACGGTGATGCGGGTGGCCAAGCAGGGCAACCTCACCAAGGGCAGCGCGTTCGACGCCCAGTCGTCGACGGTCACCGGCAAGAACAAGGCGGCCAAGGTCTCCGGGGTGTACCTGGACGGTATGGGCCGCAGCAGCAACAAGAAGCCCGCGATTCCGGTGAAGAATCCGCTCGGCTCGGGCTCCGTTCAGCTCCACCCGCTCAACGGGCCGACCAGCTCCGGCGTCGGCAGCCTGCTCAACCAGGGGTGACACGGAAACCGCTCGCAAGACAGAGACGGGACCGGAATTCCGACACTCTGATCCGGTTCTGGTCCGCCGAAGACCCCGACCCGCGGCCGACGCCGCAGTGCCGCGGGGTGGGAACGCCCCGGTGGACGCCTGGTTCGACCCCCGTTCGGCGCCTCTGAGCCACCAGCTCCAGAGGTCGCGGCCGGACCGGTGGCTCCGTACCCGCCCGGCGCCCGATGCGTGCCGGAAAATACGCCTCAAGCCTGTCCGGCCCACTGGACTCCTCCTTGCCAGTGGGCCGGACGCACGTCGGGCTTATTACGGTGCATACGGTCGGGGTAATGGGCGGACGGAGTTGTTCCGCCATCCGGTGGAATCCGCTCCGAATGAGCGTTGTCCGCGTGACTTTTCGCCACATATTTCGGTTTCTTGCTATGTAAGCGCGGCTTACCGTGAATCCAGGAAGGAACCGAGTTGACCAGGAAGTTCGCGGTCGTCACTGCCCTCGCCCTCAGCGCCCTCTGCGGCAGCGCCGGCGTTGCCTCCGCCCACTCGAACACGACCGACGTCACTGGCGGTGGCGGCTTTTCGGAGTCCCCGGTCGTCGTGAACGCCCCCCAGCAGGGTGTGGTTGTCGTCAACGGCTCGCTCATCGACGGCCGCTGCATCGCGCCGTGGTCCAACGGTGCCGTCGGCGTCCTCGGCGGCGCCGCGACCATCGCGCCGAACTCGCACTACGCCGCCTGCAACACCGCGACGGTCGACCAGTCACAGAAGGCCCCTTACCAGGGCGGCTGGCTCTTCTGACCCCTGCTCCGAGTCGTCCGAGCAGGTGAACCCCCTCGCAGTCCGGAAAGGACACTCCATGCGTAACAAGGTTACGGCCATCTCCGCCCTCGCCGCGGGCGTCGTCCTCGCGGCCACCGGCACTGCCGCAGCCGACAACTGCACGACGGTCACCGGCGGCAACGGCTTCTCGTCGTCCCCGGTTGTCGTGAACGCCCCGCAGCAGGGCGCCGTGATCTCCAACGGCACGCTCGTCGATCTGCGCTGCGTCGCGCCCTGGTCCAACGGCGCCGTCGGCGCCGTCATCGGTGGCGCCGCGACCATCGCGCCGAACTCGCACTACGCCGCCTGCAACACGGCCAAGGTCGACCAGTCGCAGAAGGCTCCGTACACCGGCGGCCTGTTCTTCTGAGCCCCCCTTTGCGCTCCGAACCATCCGGAGCTGGGCGGGGACGTCGGCAGACGTTCCCGCCCGACCCGCCCCTCCCATCTGAAAGGCGCATCCATGCGTAAGAAGGTTACGGCCCTGTCCGTCCTGGCCGCAGGCCTCGTCCTGGCGGCCGGTGGCGCCGCTGCGGCCGATGACAACAACACCAACGTCACCGGCGGCGACGGCTTCTCGGAGTCCCCGGTCGTCGTGAACTCCCCTCAGCAGGGCCTCCTCGTCTCCAACGGCTCGCTCGTCGACGGCCGCTGCATCGCGCCGTGGTCCAACGGTGCCGTCGGCGTCCTGGGCGGCGCCGCGACCATCGCGCCGAACTCGCACTACGCCGCGTGCAACACGGCGCCGGTCGACCAGTCGCAGCTCGGCTCGTACACCGGCGGCCTGTTCTTCTGAGCAGTCCTCAGCAGCCTGGCGGCCCGCCGACGCTCGGCGGGCCGCCATCTGCTTTTCCCGCACACCGCTTTTCCCGCAACACGAAGAAGGCCGGCTCCGCGGCAGGCGGAGCCGGCCTTTGCGGCCCGGCAGGGCATGTCCTCTACTTGAGCGGAAGCGCCACGGGCGGCTTGCCGTTGAGGGGGTTCGGCAGGGCGCCGCCGAAGACGGGCGTCTTGACCACGCCGGACTTCTTCACGCCCTGCGCCGTCTGCTTGACGTTGCTGGCCAGTTCACCCGTCGGCATCTCGGCTGCGTGGGGGAGGGTGCGGGCGACCGACTTCCCGTCCTCGAGGAGGCCCTGACCCGGCAGGTCCGCGGCAACAGCGGGCGCCGCAGCGCCGGCGATGGCCAGAGCGCCGGCCATGAGCGCGGCAGCCTTCAGATTCTTCATTGGGTTCCTTTCATCTGGCTTCCGCTGGGCTAACGAGTGAAAGTCGCCGCGGGAAACTCCGGGGCGACAAGTTCCCGGAACTCATACATCCTGAATGACTAGGCGACATTTTTATCGGATTAATCCCCTGAATGAGGGCGTGTTTTCGACACGGTTGACGGCTTCCCGGGAAAAGACGGATAAGCGGCTAGTGTTGCCTACTGAATCCGATGCGTTTATGCCGAAACTGCGTTCACGCGCTCCGTGACGCGTTCGGAATGTTTCTTCGGAAGGGAAGCCCTGGTCATGCGCATTCCCCTCGGTTCCGTCCCGCGCCGTGCGACGCGGTCCGCCGCACGCGAGCCGCACGTCCTGCACATCACGCAGCCCGTGGAGGGCGGCGTCGCCCGGTTCGTGGCGGATCTGGCGGCGGCACAGCGCGCCGCGGGACTGCGTGTCGCCGTGGCCTGCCCACGGGGCGGCATGCTCACGGACGCCCTGCGCACGGCCGGCTGCCGGGTCCTGCCCTGGGACGCGACCCGCGCGCCGGGGCCCCAACTCCCCGGTGAGGTGGCGAGACTGGCACGGCTCCTGCGCGAGGTGCGGCCCGACGTGGTGCACGCGCACAGCGCGAAGGCGGGGCTCGCGGCACGGCTCGCGGTGCGCGGCCGGCTCCCGACCGTCTTCCAGCCGCACGTGTGGTCGTTCGAGGCCGTGGACGGCGTCATGGCCCAAGCGGCGCTGCGCTGGGAGCAGTTCGGGGCGCGCTGGGCGACGCGTGTGCTGTGCGCGAGCGAGGCGGAGCGGCGTACCGGGGAACAGAGCGGTATCACCGCCGAGTGGCAGGTGATTCCCAACGGCGTCGACACGAGCAGGTTCCGGCCGGAGGGCAGCACCGCCCGGTCCACGGCGGGCCCACTCGTCGTGTGCGTGGGGCGGTTGTGCCGGCAGAAGGGCCAGGACGTGCTCCTGGAGGCCTGGCCCGCCGTCGTGCGGCAGGAGCCCGCCGCCCGGCTGGTGCTGGTCGGCGACGGTCCGGACGCCGACCGGCTGCGGGCGCTCGCGCCCGCGTCGGTGGAGTTCGCCGGCCCGGCACCCGACGCCGCCCCCTGGTACCGGGCCGCCGACGTCGTCGTCCTGCCGTCCCGCTGGGAGGGCATGGCACTCGTGCCGCTGGAGGCGATGGCCTGTGCCCGGCCCGTCCTGGTCACGGACGTGGACGGGGCACGCGAGAGCCTGCCGCCCGGGCATCTGCCGCACTGCCTGGTGCCGCCGGAGGACCCCGACCTGCTGGCACGGGCCCTGACGGCGCTGTTGCGCCGGGCACCGCTGCGCGCGGCACTGGGCGCGCAGGGCCGCGCGCACGTGCTCGCCGCCCACGACGTACAGCAGACCACGGACGCGGTGATCGACGTGTACCGCGAACTGCTCGGCACCACCGCGACGCCGGTCCTGGTACCCAACCAGAGCAGGGAGTCCATCACCACATGACCGGCCCCTCAGGCGCTCAGGTCCAGCGGCTCCGAACGGGGTGTCGTGTGCTTCCCGTCGGTGACGGCGATCGTGTACCGGTGACGTGAGCCGGCAGGGACGGAATCCGTGTACGCCATCTCCGGCCGGTCCCATTCGACCGACCGCTGCCTCGGCGAGGCCACGAGCTCACCGTCCCGGTAGATCAGGTACGTCAGCTGCGCGTCGTCCCTGTCCCATGCGGCACGCCAGGTGAGCCTGACCCTTCCGGTGCGGGCCCGCTCGCCCGTGAGACGGGGTGCCGCCTCCGGGGCCGCGTCGCCGGGTCCGGCCCCGAAACGCGTCAGGCCCTGCTGCGGCTTGCCGTTGACCATGGTGAACTCGCCGCCCGCCCAGAGGACCCTCCCGGCCGTCACGAGCGTTCGGGGGCCGACTCCCTCACCGATGCCGTCATCGGTGTCGGGGAACCAGTGCAGGATGCTCCGGTCACCGATCGACTGGGCCAGGAAGTGCCGCCGGGGTCCGTCGGGGAAGCCGCCGGGGGTGAGGCCGCAGTAGTGGGCGTGGGAGGCGCTGTACAGGACGTTCCTGTACACGACGACATCCTGGGTGGCGCCCAGGCAGGTGTCCTTCCAGACCATCGTGCCGTCGTTCAGCCGGCCCGCGACACGGCCGTCGAAGATGCCCGTCCCCTCACCCTCGGCGCCCAGGTAGAAGCGGTCGCCGTTGCGGGTCAGCGAGGTCACCGAGGATCGTTCCGGCAGCCAGTCCGGGAAGGACTTCACCGTGGCGCCGGTCGTGGGATCAAGGGCGACCAGTGCCTGCTCCCGCTTGCCGTTGACGTGGTGGAAGTCGCCGCCGAGGAGCACCTTGTTCCGGTCGGGTGCCGCGAGGACGGCCCGGACCGGCTCGTCGATGTCCGCCTTGAACGGCAGCAGTGTGCCGCTGCGGCTGAACGCCGCGGCGCGCCTTCTCTCCCGGCCGTCGACGACGGTGAAATCCCCGCCCAGGTACACGGTCGCACCGGTGGTCTCGATGGCCCGCACGGTCGCCGTCACGGCGGGGCGGAAGTCCCGCCGCAGCGAGCAGTCGGCCGTGTTGAGCGCGACCGCACTGGCCACACCGGTGTGGTCGACCTTGCCGAACGATCCACCGGCATACAGCACTTTGCCGTCGGGCGATGCCTTCAGTGCCCGTACCGTCCCGCCGCCACCCGTGAAGGAGTGGGCGCACGGGAGTAGTTCGCCGGTCGCCGCGTCGAAGGCCGCGAAGTTCTTCCTGACCACTGCCTTGTGGCCGGGCTTCGCGCCGGGCGGGCGCACGCTGCCGAAGGTGCCTCCGACGTAGACGACGCCGCGTGCGTACTCGACCGACCAGACGACACCGTCCGTCTGCCAGGTCGGCAACGGCGCGGCGGTCCAAGCGGTTTCACGATGCGGGGGCTCTTCCCCACGCGGGATTCTCCCGTCATGCAGGCTCTGTGTGTCGCGTGCCTGCGCGCCGAAAGCGGAGGTGAGCGAAGCGGCCGCCAGGAGGAACACCGTGCAAGCCGTGGTCGCGGTCCTGGTCGTGCTTTTCCTTGGGTGCATGGAACTCGAAAGTAGACACCCGGTCCGGCATTACTGCGATGCCGCGACGGCGCGCTCAGCCCTTCAGGCCCTTACCTGCGCTCGAATGGCCTAGGAAAAGGAGTCGCAACCCGTGACGGCATGTTATCCGTGCGAATCTCGGGCGAATCGGTACCCGATTTCTGGTACCCAAGCAACGAGGAGGAGTACTCGTCATGCGAGTAGCTGCCCGAACAAAGACGCAGTCACGGCGGTTGAGTTGGGGAGCGGGGCTCGCCGGCGTCGGCCTGACCGCGAGCGTGGCATTCGGCCTCGCTGTCGGACCCGCGTCGGCCCACGCCATGCCCCGGGCGACGCAGGCGTGCACGTCGTGCAAGACGACGACCCAGCCCCCGACCGGGTGCTCGACGTGCCAGACGAAGCCGCCCGCGTCCGGGTGCGGGTGTCACACGCCGCCCCCTCCGCCGACCTGCCCCGCGGGCACGACCGCGGTCAGCGTCATCAACCCCATGACCAGGTCCGTCGCGATCCCCGGCGACGGGAACTTCCAGCTCACCGTCAGCAGCACCGCCCAGGGGCAGGTGTTCAGCTTCAGCATCCCCACTTCCGCCCACCGGGCGGCTGTCCGGGTCATCGTGACGGGTGGCACCGCCGGCTCCAGCGTGGTTACCTACGACAGCTCGAACGGTCACCCCGAAGGCATCGCGGCGGACGGACCGCTGCACGCCCCGGTCAACTCGGCCGGCAAGTTTGCGGACCTCACCCGCATCGACTTCTGCCTGAAGACCACCAAGTACTGAAGACACACGGCTGAGGGGGCCCGGGACGTCCCGGGCCCCCTCAGCCGTGCCGCGGGGCCGGGCCGGGCGCCGCCGCCGGGGTGCTGGGCGTCACCGGGGGAGCCGCGGCGCCCGGGGGCTCGGTGTCGATGCAGTCGATGAACCGTACGAAGGGGGCGGTGCCGTTGCGGTCGGTGACGGCGAACTGGGTCCGCGGGTGGTTCCGGAGCAGGCACATGTCGTACCGGACGACGGTCGGCAGGGCCCCCTGCCCCTGCGTTGGCCGGAACTGGTGGCGGCCGACGAGCTGACAGGAGTCGTAGCGGATCAGGGGTCCGCGCGGGCCCACCGTGTAGCGGTGCGGGCGGACTTCGGCGGAGAAGTCCTTGAAGGCGTTCGCGGTGTCGTCGCAGTCGGTGAAGTGGACCGTTCCGCTGCTCCAGACGCAGTCGATGATCCGCACGTCGGGGTTGCGCACCTCGAACCGGATGTCCTGGGCGTGGAAGCGCTGCACCGAATCGTGGTGCTGGCTGACCGGGAAGCGGAAGAAGGTGCTGGTGGTGCCGTACTCCGCGGTGTTCTGGGGGCGTTTGCCGGTGATGATGTAGGAGCCGCCGCGGCAGGAGATGGATCCGCCGTAGGGGAACTCCAGGAAGTTGCCCCACTCGTATTCGACCTTTATGTCGGTGAACCAGTAGTTCAGGAACTGGTCCTGCTCGTTCGGGCTGGCCTGTTTGTGCCCTGTGAGCCCTGAGTAGAGGAACGCCTTGCGGTAGCTGCCGGCGACCGTGCAGGCCTGCCACAGCATTTCCGAGTTGGTGTTCGTTCCGTCGAGGGCCAGGCCGTATTCCCATTCCCCGAGCCACTCGCACTCGTAGAACCGGTAGTCCTGAGCCTCTCCGTCGGAGTACGAACTGAAGAAGGACGCACCCGGTGTGTCGGAGCGGAACCGCATGCGCTCGAAGGTGACGTTCGCCCAGCAGTCCTCATTGCGGCACAAGTAGGAGCCCGGGCCGGTGCCCGGGCGGAAGACGAGGGTGGTCATGTTCTTGCCCGCTCCGACGAAGCGCAGGCCGTTCGCGGGCCGGGGCGGGGCGACGCCGTTCAACAGGGCGTGCGGGCGGGTGATGAGGAAGTCGCCGGCGGGAATGTCCACCACCAGTCGGCCGACCCCGTCGCGGACGCGGGCGGCGGCGAGCGCGTAGGCAGTTTCGAACGCCTGTGTGTCATCGGTGCGTCCGTCGCCCACGGCACCGAGGTCGACGACGTTGACCGAGGACATGGGCCCGACGGCGCGGTCTCTGGCGGACGCACTTTTGGCGGAAGCGCTGCCCGTGGGGAAGGCCGCCCCGACCAGCAACGATGTTCCGCCGCGCAGAACGTGCCGACGATTGCGGGCCTTCTCGCCACTCGCTTCTGTCATAGTTGCCTTCCTTTCTCACTTGATTGTCACCAAGGAGGGGTATGGCCGAGTTCGCGGAGATGCTGAGGCAGCTGTCGGCGGCACAGAAGTCGGCGAAAGGGGTGTCGGCCTACACCCGGTTCGTCAACCGACCGGCCGGCCGTGTGATGGCGGTACTGGCCTCCCGGATGGGTGCGACGCCCAATCAGCTGACGTTGCTCAGTGCGCTTTTCACTTTTCCGGCCCTGGCGACCGTGGCCCTGCTGCGGCCCGGGGTCGGGATGTCGGTCTGTGTCGCGGTGGCCTTGTCCCTGGGTTTCGCCCTGGATGCCGCGGACGGTCAGCTCGCGCGGAGCCAGCGCGCCACGAGCCTGTCGGGCGAATGGCTGGACCATGTGCTGGACTGCGTCAAGATCGTCAGTCTGCATCTGGTGGTGCTGGTGGCGTTCTACCGCTTCTTCGCCCTTCCCGACCCGCTTTTTCTGCTGGCCCCCATGACCTTCCAGCTGGCGGCGGTGGCGATCTTCTTCGCCGGTATTCTCACCCAGCAGCTCAAGCAGCAGGCGGTGGCGGGAAGGGGCGGCGGTGCCGCCGCCTCGGCGTGGGGTTCCGTCCTGCTCCTGCCGGTCGACTACGGTACGACCTGCGTCTGCTTTCTATTTCTGGGCAGTCCCGACCTCTTCCTTGCCCTGTACTGCATGCTGACAGCGGCTCATGTCCTGTTCGTGGTGGCCTTCCTCGTGAAGTGGTTCCGCGAGCTGCATCAGCTCCAGCGCCCTGCGCAGTAGCGTGCTGGACGTGTG includes:
- a CDS encoding ABC transporter permease translates to MSTLAEVASGYRTRHTLPLRVELVRQLKRRRTLIMGAVLALLPFVLLIAFAIGGDPSDRNGRITLMDTATASGANFAAVNLFVSAGFLLVIPVALFCGDTVASEASWSSLRYLLAAPVPRARLLWSKLAVALGLSLAAMILLPLVALAAGTAAYGWGPLQIPTGGALDTGTAAARLAVTVAYIFVSQLVTAGLAFWLSTRTDAPLGAVGGAVGLTIVGNVLDAVTALGHWRDFLPAHWQFAWADAVQPRPEWSGMIQGTAISVTYALVLFALAFRGFSRKDVVS
- a CDS encoding glycosyltransferase family 4 protein — encoded protein: MRIPLGSVPRRATRSAAREPHVLHITQPVEGGVARFVADLAAAQRAAGLRVAVACPRGGMLTDALRTAGCRVLPWDATRAPGPQLPGEVARLARLLREVRPDVVHAHSAKAGLAARLAVRGRLPTVFQPHVWSFEAVDGVMAQAALRWEQFGARWATRVLCASEAERRTGEQSGITAEWQVIPNGVDTSRFRPEGSTARSTAGPLVVCVGRLCRQKGQDVLLEAWPAVVRQEPAARLVLVGDGPDADRLRALAPASVEFAGPAPDAAPWYRAADVVVLPSRWEGMALVPLEAMACARPVLVTDVDGARESLPPGHLPHCLVPPEDPDLLARALTALLRRAPLRAALGAQGRAHVLAAHDVQQTTDAVIDVYRELLGTTATPVLVPNQSRESITT
- a CDS encoding glycosyl hydrolase family 28-related protein, whose translation is MSSVNVVDLGAVGDGRTDDTQAFETAYALAAARVRDGVGRLVVDIPAGDFLITRPHALLNGVAPPRPANGLRFVGAGKNMTTLVFRPGTGPGSYLCRNEDCWANVTFERMRFRSDTPGASFFSSYSDGEAQDYRFYECEWLGEWEYGLALDGTNTNSEMLWQACTVAGSYRKAFLYSGLTGHKQASPNEQDQFLNYWFTDIKVEYEWGNFLEFPYGGSISCRGGSYIITGKRPQNTAEYGTTSTFFRFPVSQHHDSVQRFHAQDIRFEVRNPDVRIIDCVWSSGTVHFTDCDDTANAFKDFSAEVRPHRYTVGPRGPLIRYDSCQLVGRHQFRPTQGQGALPTVVRYDMCLLRNHPRTQFAVTDRNGTAPFVRFIDCIDTEPPGAAAPPVTPSTPAAAPGPAPRHG